From one Luteipulveratus mongoliensis genomic stretch:
- the kdpB gene encoding potassium-transporting ATPase subunit KdpB, producing MNNLIATAGASFPDALRKLNPQHLFRAPVLFVVWIGALLTTVLSCIHPSVFSISVAVWLWLTILFANLAEAVAEGRGKAQADTLRKTRTTTMARRLVTGSQEEQVASADLRLDDRVVVEAGEVIPGDGDVIEGMATVDESAITGESAPVVREAGGDRCAVTGGTTVLSDRIVVQITSKPGETFIDRMIALVEGAARQKTPNEIALGILLIVLTIIFVLAVATIPPFAGFTGEKPTVIVLVALLVCLIPTTIGALLSAIGIAGMDRLVQHNVLAMSGRAVEAAGDVSTLLLDKTGTITLGNRQASEILPVGGAHGTDVNRLAYLSSLADETPEGRSIVDWARKQLGEYAEAPTDSVAVPFTAQTRMSGVDLADGTEIRKGAAGAIRKWVVESGGQVSDDVTSKSDEIAAAGGTPLVVAARDAGQPARAVGVIHLKDIVKPGMVERFAELRRMGIRTVMITGDNPLTAKAIAAEAGVDDFLAEATPEDKMRLIKEEQAGGRLVAMTGDGTNDAPALAQADVGVAMNTGTSAAKEAGNMVDLDSDPTKLIDIVAIGKQLLITRGALTTFSIANDLAKYFAIIPAMFVPLYPGLSDLNVMHLSSPNSAMLSAVIFNALVIVALVPLALKGVRYRPMRADQMLARNLLIYGVGGIITPFIGIKLIDLVVSLFPGL from the coding sequence ATGAACAACCTGATTGCTACGGCGGGCGCGTCCTTCCCTGACGCGCTGCGCAAGCTCAACCCTCAGCACCTGTTCCGTGCACCTGTCCTGTTCGTGGTGTGGATCGGCGCGCTGCTCACGACCGTCCTCTCGTGCATCCACCCGTCCGTCTTCAGCATCTCGGTCGCGGTCTGGCTGTGGCTGACGATCCTGTTCGCCAACCTCGCCGAGGCCGTCGCCGAGGGGCGTGGCAAGGCGCAGGCCGACACTCTGCGCAAGACGCGCACCACCACCATGGCTCGCCGCCTGGTGACCGGCAGTCAGGAGGAGCAGGTCGCCAGTGCGGACCTGCGCCTGGACGACCGGGTGGTCGTCGAGGCCGGCGAGGTCATCCCCGGTGACGGTGACGTCATCGAGGGCATGGCCACGGTCGACGAGTCCGCGATCACGGGAGAGTCAGCCCCCGTCGTACGCGAGGCCGGCGGCGACCGTTGTGCCGTCACCGGGGGTACGACCGTGCTCTCGGACCGCATCGTCGTCCAGATCACCTCCAAGCCTGGAGAGACGTTCATCGACCGGATGATCGCGCTCGTCGAGGGCGCGGCCCGGCAGAAGACACCGAACGAGATCGCGCTCGGCATCCTGCTGATCGTCCTGACGATCATCTTCGTGCTGGCCGTCGCCACGATCCCGCCGTTCGCCGGGTTCACCGGCGAGAAGCCGACCGTCATCGTGCTGGTCGCCCTTCTCGTCTGCCTGATCCCCACAACGATCGGTGCGCTGCTGTCAGCCATCGGCATCGCCGGCATGGACCGGCTGGTGCAGCACAACGTGCTCGCCATGTCCGGCCGCGCGGTCGAAGCCGCCGGTGACGTCAGCACCCTGCTGCTCGACAAGACCGGCACCATCACGCTCGGCAACCGGCAGGCGAGCGAGATCCTGCCCGTCGGCGGGGCGCACGGCACCGACGTGAACCGGCTCGCGTACCTGTCCTCGCTCGCCGACGAGACGCCCGAGGGGCGCTCCATCGTCGACTGGGCTCGGAAACAGCTCGGCGAATATGCAGAAGCACCAACCGATTCCGTCGCTGTGCCCTTCACAGCACAGACCCGCATGAGCGGTGTCGACCTCGCCGATGGCACCGAGATCCGCAAGGGCGCCGCCGGCGCCATCCGCAAGTGGGTCGTCGAGTCCGGTGGCCAGGTCAGCGACGACGTCACGTCCAAGTCCGACGAGATCGCCGCCGCCGGAGGTACGCCGCTGGTCGTCGCCGCGCGCGACGCCGGCCAGCCGGCCCGCGCCGTCGGGGTCATCCACCTCAAGGACATCGTCAAGCCGGGAATGGTCGAGCGGTTCGCCGAGCTGCGTCGGATGGGCATCCGGACGGTGATGATCACGGGCGACAACCCGTTGACTGCGAAGGCCATTGCTGCCGAGGCCGGTGTCGACGACTTCCTCGCGGAAGCAACTCCCGAGGACAAGATGCGCCTCATCAAGGAGGAGCAGGCCGGCGGCCGGCTCGTGGCGATGACCGGCGACGGCACCAATGATGCGCCCGCGCTCGCCCAGGCCGATGTCGGCGTGGCCATGAACACCGGTACGTCGGCGGCGAAGGAGGCCGGCAACATGGTCGACCTCGACTCGGACCCGACCAAGCTCATCGACATCGTGGCGATCGGCAAGCAGCTGCTCATCACGCGTGGCGCCCTGACGACGTTCTCGATCGCCAACGACCTCGCGAAGTACTTCGCGATCATCCCGGCGATGTTCGTACCGCTCTACCCAGGGCTGTCGGACCTGAACGTCATGCACCTGTCCTCGCCCAACTCGGCGATGCTCTCCGCAGTGATCTTCAACGCGTTGGTCATCGTGGCGCTGGTTCCCTTGGCACTCAAGGGAGTTCGCTATCGGCCGATGCGAGCGGACCAGATGCTCGCACGCAACCTCTTGATCTACGGAGTGGGCGGCATCATCACGCCGTTCATCGGGATCAAGCTCATCGACCTCGTCGTCTCTCTCTTCCCAGGACTGTGA
- the kdpA gene encoding potassium-transporting ATPase subunit KdpA — translation MSTGLSGVLTIATLLLMLAVVHVPLGGYMARVFTSDRDLGVEKAIYRICGINPKSEQRWSTYALSVAGFSIVSIVVLFAIIQWQSHLPMGRGAAMDTDTAINTAISFTTNTNWQSYVGEVGASPFVQTVGLTVQNFVSAAVGLAVAVALIRGLARHASDTLGNFWVDLTRSVVRILLPLAAIAAVVLLAGGVIQNLAEPDLIKGLSGTPQTIQGGLVASQEAIKELGTNGGGYFNANSAHPFENPNAFTNLVEIFLLLVIPFSLPRTYGLLVQDRRQGYAVLGFMATLWGGMLAVVTWAEVAASTGPMGAMEGKEVRFGVWSSALFANSTTSTSTGAVNSLHESYSPIGGGGVLLNMMLGEISPGGVGAGIYGALTIAILSVFIAGLMVGRTPEILGKTIGRKEITCVALITVTTPALVLLGTGAALANKTAKSGMLSGGAHGLSEMLYAFTSASNNNGSAFAGLTADQPYLNLTLGACMLLGRFIPIFLILALAGSLAAQRKRPTTDGTMPTHTPLFTGLMVGVALLVTGLTFLPVLALGPLAEALS, via the coding sequence ATGAGCACGGGTCTGTCGGGTGTGCTCACGATCGCCACCCTCCTGCTGATGCTCGCCGTCGTGCACGTCCCGCTCGGCGGCTACATGGCGCGCGTCTTCACCAGCGACCGCGACCTCGGCGTCGAGAAGGCGATCTACCGCATCTGCGGGATCAACCCGAAGTCGGAACAGCGCTGGTCGACCTACGCGCTCTCCGTCGCGGGCTTCTCGATCGTCAGCATCGTCGTCCTGTTCGCGATCATCCAGTGGCAGTCCCATCTGCCGATGGGTCGCGGCGCCGCCATGGACACGGACACCGCGATCAACACGGCGATCTCGTTCACCACCAACACCAACTGGCAGAGCTATGTCGGTGAGGTGGGCGCCTCGCCCTTCGTCCAGACCGTCGGGCTGACCGTCCAGAACTTCGTCTCGGCCGCCGTCGGCCTGGCCGTCGCCGTGGCTCTCATCCGCGGTCTGGCCCGCCACGCCTCGGACACGCTCGGCAACTTCTGGGTCGACCTGACCCGCTCGGTCGTACGAATCCTGTTGCCTCTGGCGGCAATTGCCGCTGTGGTGCTGCTCGCCGGCGGCGTGATCCAGAACCTCGCCGAGCCCGATCTCATCAAGGGCCTCTCCGGCACACCGCAGACGATTCAGGGTGGCCTGGTCGCGAGCCAGGAGGCGATCAAGGAGCTCGGCACCAACGGTGGCGGCTACTTCAACGCCAACTCCGCGCATCCGTTCGAGAACCCGAACGCCTTCACCAACCTGGTCGAGATCTTCCTGCTGCTCGTGATCCCGTTCTCCCTCCCCCGCACGTACGGCCTCCTCGTGCAGGACCGTCGTCAGGGCTACGCGGTCCTCGGGTTCATGGCGACCCTCTGGGGCGGCATGCTCGCCGTCGTGACCTGGGCCGAGGTCGCCGCCTCCACCGGGCCGATGGGCGCGATGGAGGGCAAGGAAGTCCGCTTCGGTGTCTGGTCGTCGGCGCTCTTCGCAAACTCCACGACGTCGACCTCGACCGGAGCCGTCAACTCGTTGCACGAGAGCTACAGCCCGATCGGCGGCGGTGGCGTCCTGCTCAACATGATGCTCGGCGAGATCTCACCCGGTGGCGTCGGCGCGGGCATCTACGGCGCGCTCACGATCGCGATCCTGTCGGTGTTCATCGCGGGTCTCATGGTCGGACGTACGCCCGAGATCCTCGGCAAGACCATCGGTCGCAAGGAGATCACCTGCGTCGCTCTCATCACGGTGACGACGCCGGCCCTGGTCCTGCTCGGCACGGGCGCTGCCCTCGCCAACAAGACGGCGAAGTCCGGCATGCTCAGCGGCGGCGCACACGGCCTCAGCGAGATGCTCTACGCCTTCACGTCGGCGTCCAACAACAACGGCAGCGCCTTCGCCGGCCTGACCGCGGACCAGCCGTACCTCAACCTCACGCTCGGTGCGTGCATGCTGCTCGGCCGGTTCATCCCGATCTTCTTGATCCTGGCGCTCGCGGGTTCCCTTGCAGCGCAACGGAAACGGCCGACCACTGACGGCACCATGCCCACCCACACCCCCCTGTTCACCGGACTGATGGTCGGCGTCGCCCTCCTGGTGACCGGTCTGACCTTCCTTCCCGTCCTCGCTCTCGGTCCGCTTGCGGAGGCCCTCTCATGA
- the kdpF gene encoding K(+)-transporting ATPase subunit F: MAEYVVGGIIAVALLLYLIYALIRPERF, translated from the coding sequence ATGGCTGAATACGTCGTCGGCGGCATCATCGCGGTCGCCCTCCTTCTCTACCTGATCTACGCGCTCATCCGACCGGAGCGGTTCTGA
- the kdpC gene encoding potassium-transporting ATPase subunit KdpC — MTSSTISLGRQTLAGLRLLVVMTVLLGAVFPAAIWGVGQIAFRDQAAGSLVHQDDKVIGSSLLGQAWKGPQWFQSRPSASDYAGDTSGGSNLGPSDKALTDEVAKRRTALGGGIQAPDALTASGSGLDPHISPAYADQQVARVAKARGLQPAQVKQLVEDHTEGRTLGYLGRPRVNVLELNIALNQLGSSR, encoded by the coding sequence ATGACTTCTTCGACCATCTCGCTGGGTCGTCAGACCCTCGCCGGCCTTCGCCTGCTGGTCGTCATGACCGTGTTGCTCGGCGCGGTGTTCCCCGCTGCGATCTGGGGTGTCGGGCAGATCGCGTTCCGGGACCAGGCTGCAGGCTCTCTCGTGCACCAGGACGACAAGGTGATCGGGTCCTCCTTGCTCGGACAGGCGTGGAAGGGCCCTCAGTGGTTCCAGTCCCGACCGTCGGCCTCGGACTACGCGGGCGACACCAGCGGCGGGTCCAACCTCGGCCCGAGCGACAAGGCGCTCACCGACGAGGTCGCCAAGCGTCGTACGGCGCTGGGCGGTGGCATCCAAGCGCCTGACGCCCTGACCGCGAGTGGCAGCGGGCTCGACCCGCACATCTCGCCCGCGTACGCCGACCAGCAGGTCGCGCGCGTGGCCAAGGCTCGCGGGCTGCAGCCCGCACAGGTGAAGCAGCTGGTCGAGGACCACACCGAGGGTCGGACCCTCGGCTACCTCGGAAGGCCCCGGGTCAATGTTCTGGAGCTCAACATCGCTCTGAACCAGCTCGGTTCATCGCGATGA